DNA from Acanthochromis polyacanthus isolate Apoly-LR-REF ecotype Palm Island chromosome 7, KAUST_Apoly_ChrSc, whole genome shotgun sequence:
ccgtccaaaatatcacataaacatcatagtttagtatgtcgcccacaatgggacaaaaacctcatagttcaataagtcgtccaaaatatgaccaaaaacgtcatagtttagtatatcgttcgaaatatgaaaaaaagtcatagtttattgtgtcgtccaaaatgtgaccaaaaatgtcatagtttcgtatgtcgtccaaaatgtcacgaaaatgtcatcgtttagtatgtcgtccgaaatatgacacaaacatcatagtttagtatgtcgtccaaaatgtgaccaaagcgtcatagttttgtatgtcgtccaaactgtgaccaaaaatgtcatagtttagtatgttgtccaagatgtgaccaaaaatgtcatagtttagtgtgtcatccaaaatatcacaaaaatgtcatagtttagtatgtcatccaaatgtgaccaaaatgtcatagtttagtatgtcatccaaaatgtgaccaaaatgtcatagtttagtatgtcgtccgaaatatgacaaaaacatcatagtttagtatgtcgttcaaaatgtgaccaaaacatcatagtttagtgtatcatccaaaatatcacaaaaatgtcatagtttagtatgtcttccaaaatatcacaaaaatgtcagttcagtatgtcgtccaaaatgtaggaaaacaatttatagtttagtatgttgtccaaaatatgacaaaaacgtcatagtttagtatgtcgtccaaaatatggccaaaaacgtcatagtttagtatgtcgtcccaaatatgacaaaacgtcagagcttagtatgttgtctaaaatgtgaccaaaaacgtcatagtttagtgtgtcatccaacaTTTCACATAAATGTCATATTtgagtatgccgtccaaaatatcacataagcatcatagtttagtatgtcgcccacaatgggacaaaaacgtcatagttcaataagtcgtccaaaatatgaccaaaaacgtcatagtttattatgtcgtccaaaatgtgaccaaaaatgtcatagtttcgtatgtcgtcgaaaatgtcacgaaaatgtcatcgtttagtatgtcgtccgaaatatgacacaaacatcatagtttagtatgtcgtccaaaatgtgacaaaaatgtcatagtttagtatgtcttccaaaatatcacaaaaatgtcagttcagtatgtcgtccaaaatgtaggaaaacaatttatagtttagtatgttgtccaaaatatgaaaaaaacctcatagtttagtatgtcgtccaaaatatggccaaaaacttcatgtttaatatgtcgtccaaaatatgacaaaaacgtcatagtttagtatgtcgtccaaaatgtgaccaaaaatgtcatagtttattatgtcgtccaaaatgtgaccaaaaatgtcatagttttgtatgtcgtcgaaaatgtcacgaaaatgtcatcgtttagtatgtcgtccgaaatatgacacaaacatcatagtttagtatgtcgtccaaaatgtgacaaaaatgtcatagtttagtatgtcttccaaaatatcacaaaaatgtcagttcagtatgtcgtccaaaatgtaggaaaacaatttatagtttagtatgttgtccaaaatatgaaaaaacgtcatagtttagtatgtcgtccaaaatatggccaaaACGTCatgtttaatatgtcgtccaaaatatgacaaaaacgtcatagtttagtatgtcatcaatgCCATAGTATTGTATGTTGAAAAAAGTATGATTCTTTtaatgtcgtaaaaacatgctacatgatgaaataatgtaaagtaggctgtaaGAGGGacacccgtatagctcaacaggttaagcggaCGAACCATATATAGGGTCTGATCCCCGACGCAatggcccgggttcgattcccacttgTGCGGCctgttgctgcatgtcttcccccaaatagtatgttgtccaaaatatgactaacaatatcatagtttaggatgtcgtcgaAAAAACGTTATAGctcagtatgttgtccaaaatacagccgaaaacgtcatagtttagtatgtcatcaatgCCATAGGatagtatgtcaaaaaaagtGAGATTTTTTTAACGTCGTAAAAACATGGtacatgatgaaataatgtaaagtaggctgtaaGAGGGATAcccatatagctcaacaggttaagtggGTGAACCATATATAGGGTCTGGTCCCCGACGCaatggcctgggttcgattcccactcatGTGGCCcattgctgcatgtcttcccccaaatagtatgttgtccaaaatatgactaacgaggtcatagtttagtatgtcgtccaaaatatggccaaaaacgtcatagtttagtatgtcatccagaatatgacaaaaacgtcatagtttagtatgtcgtccaaaatatgaccaaaaacatcatagtttagtatgtcatcaacgCCATAggatagtatgtcgaaaaaaagtacgattttttttaacatgtcgtaaaaacatgctacattatgaaataatgtaaagtaggctgtaaAAGGGGCATCCATATAACTCAACAGGTTGAGCGGGCGAACCATGTACAGGGTCTGGTCCCCGACACAACGGCCTGGGATCGATTCCCACTTGTGCGCCCCATTGCTGCATGTCTTCGGAAaaatagtatgtcgtccaaaatatgactaacaacatcatagtttagtatgtcgtccgaaatatgaccaaaaacgtcacagtttagtatgttgtccagaATATaacaagaacgtcatagtttagtatgtcgtccagaatattacaaaaatgtcaaagtttagtatgtcgtctaaaatgtgacaaaaatgtcatagtttagtatgtcggccaaaaaagtcatagtttagtatgtcatcaacgccatagtatagtatgtcgaaaaaaagtaCGATTTTTTTAACacgtcgtaaaaacatgccacatgatgaaataatgtaaagtagtgGGCAACAGGGGCAcccatatagctcaacaggttaagcgaGTGAACCGTGTATAGGGTCTGGTCCCTGACGCAATGTCCTGGGTTCGATTTCCACTCGTGCGGCCCATTGCTGCGTGTCTTCCCCTaaatagtatgtcgtccaaaatatgactaacaacatcatagtttcgtatgtcatccaaaatatgaaaaaaagtcatagtatgtcgaaaaaaagtaAGATttaacacaccatccccactgtcaaacatggtggtggcagcctcatggtttgggcctgcttttcttcagcagggacagggaagatggttaaaattgatgggaagatgaatggagccaaatacaggaccattctggaagaaaacctgttggagtctgcaaaagacctgagactgggacggagatttatcttccaacaggacaatgatccaaaacataaagccaaatctacaatggaatggttcacaaataaacgtatccaggtgttagaatgacCAAGTCAAAAATCCAGAcgtgaatccaatcgagaatctgtgggcagagctgaagactgctgttcacaaacccTCTCCATCCAActtcactgagctcgagctgttttgcaaggaagaatgggcaagaatttcagtctctcgatgtgcaaaactgatagagacataccccaagcgacttgcagctgtaattgcagcaaaaggtggtgctacaaagtattaatgcaagggggccgaataatattgcacaccccacttttcaggtttttatttgttaaaaaagtttaaatatccaataaatttcattccacttcacgattgtgtcccacttgttgctgattcttgacaaaaaattagaattttatatctttatgtttgaagcctgaaatgtggcgaaaggttgaaaagttcaagggggccgaacaCTTTCATAAGTCactgtagctcaacaggttaagcgggcGAACCGTGTATAGGGTCTGATTCCCGATGCaacggcccgggttcgattcccactcacGTGGCCCATGTCTTCCCCCAaatagtatgttgtccaaaatatgactaacaacatcatagtttagtatgtcatccaaaatatgaaaaatagtcatagtttagtatgtcatccaaaatgtgacaaaaacgtcatgttaagtatgtcgtccaaaatatgaaaaaacgtcatagtttagtatgccgtccacaatatgacaaaaacgtcatagtttagtatgtcgtccaaaatatgacaaaaacatcatagtttagtatgtcgtccaaaatgtgaccaaaaacgtcattgtttagtgtgtcatccaaaatgtggaaaaaacgtcatagtttagtatgtcttccaaaatatcacaaaaatgtcagtttagtatgtcgtccaaaatgtaggaaaacaatttatagtttagtatgtcatcccaaaatgtgaccaaaaatgtcatagtttaatatgtcgtccaaaatggggagaaagacgtcatagtttagtatgtcgtccaaaatgtggaaaaatttttATAAtatagtatgtcattcaaaatacgacaaaaacatcatagtttagtatgtgtccaaaatgtgaccaaaacgtcatagcttattatgttgtccaaaatgtgaccaaacacGTCATTGTTTCGTGTGTcatctaaaatatcacaaaaatgtcataatttagtatgtcgtccaaaatgtggaaaaaaatgttatagtttagtatgtcgcccacaatgggacaaaaacgtcatagttcaatatgtcgtccaaaatatgaccaaaaacgtcatagtttagtatatcgtccaaaatatgaaaaaagtcatagtttattatgtcgtccaaaatgtgaccaaaaatgtcatagtttcgtatgtcgtccaaaatgtcacaaaaatgtcatagtttagtatgtcatccaaaatgtgaccaaaatgtcatagtttagtgtgtcatccaaaatgtgaccaaaatgtcatagtttaatatgtcatccaaaatgtgggaaaaaatgtcatagtttagtatgtcatccaaaatgccacaaaaacgtcatcgttcagtatgtcgtccaaacacacattctctgttgccatggtttttgatcatcaataacaaataaaaaaaatgctggatttctacaaaaatatactgcatttttgacaatgacatatggaggaatgaacagccttgtgGGATtactgcttttctagtttgataaaataagaaattttcAGATTGACTTATGATGGTTAAGATCCATGTTGATTAGTGCTAGGTTTAATCTGATAAGTAGGCTTCATGAGCAGCTGGCAGAAGGGCTTGTTGTGTGTGAAATCTCAGTGTGACTTGGAGGTTGAGTGTCTCTGTCCTGCATGAATGGACCTCTACGAGATGCTTGTCTCCTGATGACTGAGTGGACACCACACTTCACTACCACAGAGGGTGGTTGGTTAGATTGCATTGTCTCATACTTACTTACTACAATACTGTTATGTCTGTTTTGTAAAACTTAGTTCATTAGAATAACATAAAAAGTTCCACAtgctttttgtttcattgcCTTCACTGCCAGACCAAAGTTACCTCAGATGCTGATTCTGTGCCTTAAAGTAAGGTGTGATCGAGCCATTTCTTAATTTATCCTTTCATCTCACAATACCATTGAAATAGCATCTACATATAATTTTTAACAAGTTATTCATTTCTAGTTGCTTTAGtataaagttgtgtttttctaagtacatattaatgttttatctgctcaaacaaacaataaaactattttttgtttgtttcatatttggaAATTAAGAACAACTAGTTATACTAACTTTGggcttctttcaaaaattaaaaaaaataatcatttacctGTAAGGATTAAGTGACTTTATGGATGATATTGTGAAgctaatttgatttttttttcataatatcTCTTATACAAGTAACAAACTGATAATGCATTTTTTCTGCCATCTCCCTATTCTTGTTAAACAAACTTTTTCAAAAATTCTTGCAAACACCAAATTCAGTATCttctctgtatgttttttttattccttttttaaagcattttttctgAACAAAGCAAGAACAAAATAAGGTCCCTTTACTAAAGagataaaatggaaataaaatgtgatgctaaagaactaaaaaaaaaaaaccactgtTGGAACAAAAACTATAATCAGAACTAAAATAAGACCTACTACTGGCTGTCTGTTAACTCTgctgaacaagaaaaaaaagcttcagtcattgTCAAGTGGTGATTGTGaaaacttcaaaaacaaaacttaatttCTCTTTTTGAAGATTTTATTAAGTACAAAACTGGTTGTTAGTGGAGCCACCACACCATATTTCCTGGCTACACAAAATTGTGATAACGGAGCGATATCATTTTAAGGCAGACATCACAGTTATATCAAACCTTACTCCAAGCcaatttaaactgtattttaatcaCATACCACACATTAACGTGACCAAGAATCGAGCACTGGATTAGGCACATAAATAAACAGACTTTTGTACATTTGTTAAAAGAGCACAGAAGTGTCAGCCCGTTAGCTTTTTAACTTCACAAGGCTCCCAAGGCAACACTGGGCTGAAtgtttattgtacatttttgtagAATTGGAGTGAAAGTCGAagcaaaaagcaggaaaaaggtGAAAACCTGAGCAGCAGTGCCTTATGTTACAAGAGCATTTCCTATAgtttatgtgaaaaaaaaaaatctgatttaggATGAATCGACTGTATTTCATGTGCAGCTCATTCTTCTCCAGGAACTCTTCTGATCTGGCAGCTTCTTCAATCAGCATTTTTCGAGGATGATGGCGATGCCCTGACCGCCACCGATGCAGGCGGAACCGACAGCGTACTTGCCTCCTCGTCGCCTGTCAGAGACAAAGTTCATTATTACAAACTGCCATAGTAAAAGTGTAAACATCTCCCTGTCATATAACCTgctgtgtatacatatataattACTAACAACTAGGCTACCTGAGCTCATGCACCAGGTGAGCAGTGATGCGTGCTCCAGAAGCCCCGAGAGGATGTCCGATGGCAATAGCTCCACCGTTTACGTTGCTCTTCTCTGGGTTGAGTCCTAGAGCCTTGGCAACAGACAGATACTGAGGGGCAAAGGCCTCATTCACCTGTGTAAAGCAGCAGACATTAACACGACTGAGTATTTACCtccaaaataaaccaaacataTTGTATCCTGAATGCAGCGTTGGAAACACGGATTGTATTTATGTTTGAGCAATGGTTTTGTATTGACTGCAAATTCAATTTTCACAATTTGCTGAAATACTGAAGTGAGGAAAATGGTTCCTTTTGCCTACGAGTTCCTGTCTAATAATATTCTGAGTCAGTATTTTTAGATATATGGTATTTAATTAGCTGTCGAACAAGTGTGGGCAAGGGAAGGGGTGGGACTGCGTTTGTtcaaacatgaaggaaaatgtaTAGATGGAAGATAGAGTCTTTGACCTCACTTTTTGAGTGAGAATAAATCAGCCAAATGAATGCATAAGAATCAGCAGCTGCTATGATGAAGCTGAGCCCGTTAAGgtggaaatgtaaaaattaaaacaaaaaaaaaaaaaacaggttacGACAATATATGAGATGGATTTAGCCATCAGGTTTGAAAAGTGGCGGCAAATAGGAAGCGCATTTACTCTTAGTATAgtaacagaaaaacagccttCAGAGAAAAAGCTCTGGAGCAGTCTTCCACTCTCCATAAGGGAGTGTTGGCACGTTAGCAACCTTCAAAACTCACCTTCAATAGTGGCTGAAAGTCAACCAGTCTTGTGACTAATTTCTGTGTGTACTTTttgtaatgtgcttttattgtgacttattgtcctATGTATCACGGttatgtcttttcttttctttttttaacctgcCTAGGGACTAcggatgtaaattagcattgttgctaCAATCTGGCATATTTACTTCCATTGCTGTCTAAGTAGacgttcattaatgtgcacaGTCCCTaccaaataattaaataaataaatagtaacattttaaatgtgtggTTTTTACTTGCAGTGGAGTATTTAGAGATTATTGTACCACTAATTTCATTTGGCAAATTAAAGATCTGAGTACTTGTTTCGCTGTGCGTAAATGACATAGAATGAGCCTAAAACGACGGTAACAgaaatcgtttttttttttactggtaaCAAACCTCCACAAGATCCATGTCTTTGAGAGTCAGACCGGCTTTTTTAAGAGCTTCTGTGATTGCTGGGACAGGACCTacaaagattaaagaaaacaagaaaattcttaGAAGAAACCATGTCAAAATTTATTTAATGACTTTTACCTTTTATAATTTAGAGGGGTTAAATGACACATCCTTAGCAGCGGTGTCACTCACCAATTCCCATAATGCTCGGGTCACAGCCTGACACATGATAGGCAACGACTCTGGCCAGCGGAGTGAGTTTGTGTTCTTTCACCGCATCCTCGCTTGCAATCACCACGGCAGCAGCACCGTCACATACACCCTGAGACCAAGAAGAGATTTACATTAGTGATAAAAGGCTACTACTAATGGTAGAAGTAAGAACATTGGtattatattaataataaatgatatattttactttttattcaaTAGTGTGAAAATCTAAATGACAGTGCCATAAGTTATTATTTAGTAACAATAAAAAGGATCATATCTCTgaggaacatgaataaaaaacaattgTATGCTCAGACTGATTTCACTTtctaatgaaacaaaaaaaacatgacagataCATTAAGGGTCCTGAATGTATCACTGTTGAACTTCACAAAACTGTTCTGTGtgaaatacttttttaaaaatgaaaaatctaaaaacaacGACTTTACAacaatttagcatttttaggatatgatttttaacattttctaagCTTTGTTTGACACACCACTATACTAATTTCAATTAAATTACATCTGTATAATACCAATATAAACTCACCGAAGCATTACCGGCAGTAACAGTTCCTCCCTTCTTAAAGACAGTAGGCAGTTTGGCCATCTGCTCCAATGTGGTCTGAGGACGAGGATGTTCATCCTGAGCCATGGACACTTTGCCCTTCTTAGCTTTCACATCAACGGGAGCGATTTCTGCTGTGTAGTAACCAGCCTCGTGagctgcaaacagaaaaaaagttacAGTTTAATTGATAAGAACAACCTTATCTTGAGCAGGAACTTCTCAACAGCAGCAAATCTTAATGTCATGATGTGCCAATGAGGGAggaccacaaaatgacatcaaaaacCGATTGCTGCCTCACCTGCCTTCCACCTTTGTTGCGTCTGGTGCGCGTAGTTGTCACAGTCTTCACGTGTGATCTGGTATTTCTCGGCCAGGTTTTCTGCTGTGATGCCCATCGGGATTTTGACGTGCAGGTCGGTTAGACCGGCCCACAGAGTATCCTCTAGCTGTCACGCAGATGAGAACaagttttatctttttgttgAAGTTTTAGAGCATAACAAGCAAATCTGTATGGTCATCATATGGCTTCATGTAGATTCATATCAAGTGTTCAGAGATCAAAGACACCAACCTTAAGATCGGCTCCAAACTTTGTTCCAAATCGAACATTGCGAACAGCGTACGGGGCCTGGCTCATACTCTCTGAACCTCCACACAGGACCACCTCGGACTCCCTGAGACAAATCTCCTGCAAACAcaaggttttttgttttgaatgAACATGGTCTCAATAAATCTAAGATGTTGTTCTTTTACTGGAGCATATTTTAGTGATAAAACTTGAGTCTTTTAAACTCATTCTTCTTTCAGATACACATGCAATAACGTTGATCTTTACTAAGCTAAGAATGTTTTTGCTGATGGTTTCAGAAAAAGCGCAAATTTAAATACACTGTATGTTACAGAGGCGgcacagtggctcggtggttagctAGAGAATACCCCCACCATTCGCATCCCcatcttcctgggatctttttgcatggagtttgcatgttctccctgtgcatgtgtgggttttctctaggtactccagcttcctcccacagtccaaaaacatgctgaggttaatttgtgATTTTAGATTATccttaggtgtgaatgcaaatgtgattgtttgtctctatgtgtagccctgtgatagactggtgacctgtccgtGGTGTCTCCtgagtcagttgggataggctccagcccctctgTGACCCTTACAAAGGCTAAATGGTgtaaagataatggatggatggatggatggatggatgggcatAATATTAGACACACTGTTCAATATAATACGGCATAACATCACCACTGACTAACCTCTATGATCGTGTAACAAAGATTTAACATGATAAAGTAGGAAGATCAGTTATGTcagattccattaaaaaataaatgtacaatACATATTTTTCCCCACAATTGTGTTCCTGCCAGAATGTGTTTAGTTCCTGAAGTTACTTACTTGAGCACCACTGATGATGGACTGGAAACCAGATCCACACAGTCTGTTCACAGTGAGTGCAGGCACTGGGATGGGAACGCCACACCTCAGACCCACATGACGAGCAATGTAGGGTGCATCAGCTGAGCTCTGAAATTAGCAGCATGGAAGAGAGACGTGAAAATGGAACAAGCAGAGGACACTTGtcagagctaaagtaagctTCTAaactctgtttttatgtttttttaccCAATGGTCCTCATGATCTGCTCGATATGAGTGTCGATCTCAAGTACCTGCATGACATTTCCCATGATGACACTGTTTACAAGCTCTGGGGCCACACCGCCTGCAGCGAGGGCAGCTTTGGCCGCATGTTCAGCCAAATCCGTTGCACTGTGATCCTTCAGCACACCACCATAGGTACCAAAAGGAGTGCGCTTGGCACCTACAACAAACACACctatagagagaaaaaaaagaccattTTTGTACAACGAGGTAACCaccactgagctgcagctaGAATTTAGCAGGTGACAGAAGAAGAGTGAACAGATTTGTGTAATGAGAAATGATTAATAGAACTGGTGCATTTAGTTGCAAAAGTTAAAGACACTGAGGAACTAACAGATACATTACATGGGAATCAAGGAACAACAAAGGCAACAACACCCAAAATTTTAAATCTCAAAGTAGAATATATACGCATTTCTGGGAATATTTCTCTCATAGAGAATGTTTAGGgattatggatttttttttcaatacatTTGAAAACACATCTGTTGATTAAAGAGCTACCTCTATAATAAATTGGAATCAATCTTATACAGTGAAAAATGGGTGTGATAACGATTTTAAAGGCAAGTTAAACCTGTTGGTTAAAATGTACTAAACTGCTGCACCTTCTTTGAAAGGAAATATTGCATAATAGGCTAAAAAGAGTAAATATTTTACAAGTCCtgcaagaagaagagaaaaatattAACTGAAACATATTTCCCTGAAGTCTCAGGAAGATACACAGTACAGTCAGCAGAGTGAACACATCTCATATATTATTTATGCATGATCCTCATTACCCAGTTAGGTCAGTTAACTTTATCTCCTCCAGAGTTGCCAAGAACTGATCTGAAAAACTGCCTGTTTCATCTGCATTTTGTGTGATGAAAGTTCCTTCACTGGTGCACAGTATGTCATAAACACTTATCTAATAGGTATGATCCTTATCTTAAAATCTTTTGTCTATATGCCTTCTAGTTCTGCATCTGACACTTGTCCATTTCATGCCAGAAAGCACAGAATGCTTTGACCTGTCATCGTATTTGCAATGCACGGGgtgtttgttttggatttgaCAAACATCACACTAGCAGCAGGCTTTCACTGTTGTAGTGTGTTTAGAGTTGTGTAATATGTCCTATTTTTTTAAACCGTACTCTGAATGTAGATGATGcactaaaatacaaaatggGCCAGAACCTACagggacagaaaaagagaggagTGGAGGGATCTGTGAAGGGATAATCAAACTGTTATCACACTTTCATATTTAATTGTGACTATTACATAATTTATAAAATCTGTTTGAACaaataattactttttaaattggAGATCTGGCTTGTTCTAAATTAAACTTTCTTACAGTGTATAAAGTAGCTTAATTGTGGTGCATCCTGACTAGTGTTGAACTGTTGAACTTACACAGTGATATATCAACATGTATAATGGAATGgcaataatgtaaaaaaaaaaaactaattaaatgaACTGCTCTGCATACTATTTATACTACACTATATAAAGACTTTAACCTTTGGAAGCACTGTCTCCAGAAAGCTAACTGcacctttgtttgttttctgttctcttttgACTAATAATACAGAGTAAGAAAGTTAAACAATACCCAGACTGTGTACATACAGTGGAAAATAGTAACAGTAATAGTAAGTAATTCATAACATAGGTTAGTGAagaattaaatgaaaattaaataaagtttcTATATGTTCACAGTAGACGGCAatgattaaattattaaatcGACTGTAAACTATTTTGAAGTCAATAAATCAGCTTGAGCAtttgtaaaagcaaaaaaatctcAATTCTCTAATTATAGCTTATTGAAGTTGaatatattatgttttttttttttacacctttaTGACCGCAAACTGAGTATCTTTAGGATGGGCACTGAGGACATCCTTTTCAGATATGGGAAACACTAACTTGGATCAATCAAGAACAATCCACAGActaatcaacaatgaaaataagtgctagttgcagccctacatcAGAGTTTTTATGGCGGTGAAGTAACTTGTTTATGTAAGCGGTCATATAGTTAATTACAGATACATGGCAGTTTCAGATTTGCATCTGTGTCAAAGTTTTCCATCTACTTTACTTGAATGACAAAATACAATAGAATACCTAAAAAAAGTAACTCTACACCTCAATACAAAGTCAGATTATCACATTACAAATGAAATCACAAATATTTACAGCTATATATTTACAGTAACAAAGAACATAAAATTTATGTCCTCCGTGTTAATTGTCCAGATAAAGTGTTTAATTAATGTATTGTTTATAAATGAaaccctttttttaaaaaaaatattaaaaattcatTCAAAAATCATTCCCACAGAATTCAATTAAGACACAGGTGTTGATTTTCTTGGCACCATCTTGTCACCTTTGGCCTATATTGCAGTAACACTTTGTCCAGCAAGGTTTTAAACTCTTCTGACACTGAAGCTTTAAAAATAATTGATACCATTCATTTTAAGTCACTAATATTTTCGTCCTGCGGCACAAACTAGGAAAAACGTAGCTGTAATAAACTATGAACAAAGAAACGCATTTTACCAGCTAACATGCCTGATTTTTTTGGCTTAATGCTAAAGTGAGGACGGTTTGTTTACCTCGGAGAAGTGCCATGATGCTGGTTCAACAATCCACCACTGTCAGGAACAAACGAACCGACCGATAGTTTGCTGTTGCAATAAATTCAACCCTGGCGGATTTAAAACCCTGACACATCTGCGACCTTTATCCCAAATAGTACGTGACCATAACTTTTTACTCGTTCAGCAAGATTCGACAAAAATGTTAACCTTAAATTCAAATTGACGCATTAATCAACGTGAAAGATATCATGAATGCATATCAACTTTTTagtgaaagaaaatgataaCGAAACCACATCtgttacagtatttttatttaattttctgcattA
Protein-coding regions in this window:
- the acaa2 gene encoding 3-ketoacyl-CoA thiolase, mitochondrial produces the protein MALLRGVFVVGAKRTPFGTYGGVLKDHSATDLAEHAAKAALAAGGVAPELVNSVIMGNVMQSSADAPYIARHVGLRCGVPIPVPALTVNRLCGSGFQSIISGAQEICLRESEVVLCGGSESMSQAPYAVRNVRFGTKFGADLKLEDTLWAGLTDLHVKIPMGITAENLAEKYQITREDCDNYAHQTQQRWKAAHEAGYYTAEIAPVDVKAKKGKVSMAQDEHPRPQTTLEQMAKLPTVFKKGGTVTAGNASGVCDGAAAVVIASEDAVKEHKLTPLARVVAYHVSGCDPSIMGIGPVPAITEALKKAGLTLKDMDLVEVNEAFAPQYLSVAKALGLNPEKSNVNGGAIAIGHPLGASGARITAHLVHELRRRGGKYAVGSACIGGGQGIAIILEKC